From the Nodularia sp. NIES-3585 genome, one window contains:
- the rfbC gene encoding dTDP-4-dehydrorhamnose 3,5-epimerase has product MLFTKTALKDAFIVDVEKKPDHRGFFARGFCAQEFIAHGLKPTVAQCNISFNYKKGTVRGMHYQVSPATETKLVRCTKGAIYDVIIDMRPESPTFLSHIGVELTAENHRALYVPEMFAHGYQTLTDETEVVYQVGEFYTPGYERGLRYNDQFFNIEWPLEVTEISDKDLNWTLLEMIPVGSADSR; this is encoded by the coding sequence ATGCTATTTACTAAGACTGCACTCAAAGACGCATTCATCGTTGACGTTGAAAAAAAGCCAGATCATCGGGGATTTTTTGCTCGTGGTTTCTGCGCCCAAGAATTTATCGCACATGGTTTGAAGCCAACAGTTGCCCAATGCAATATATCTTTTAACTACAAAAAGGGTACTGTTAGGGGAATGCACTATCAAGTTTCCCCAGCCACAGAAACAAAATTAGTGCGTTGTACTAAAGGCGCTATTTACGACGTAATTATTGATATGCGTCCTGAGTCGCCAACTTTTTTATCCCACATTGGTGTGGAATTAACCGCAGAAAACCACAGGGCTTTGTATGTGCCAGAAATGTTTGCTCACGGTTATCAAACTCTGACAGATGAGACTGAGGTTGTCTATCAAGTGGGTGAGTTTTATACTCCAGGTTATGAACGAGGATTACGTTATAATGACCAATTTTTTAATATTGAATGGCCTCTAGAAGTAACTGAAATTTCTGATAAAGACTTAAATTGGACTTTACTGGAAATGATTCCAGTTGGTAGTGCAGATTCTAGATAA
- the rfbF gene encoding glucose-1-phosphate cytidylyltransferase, with the protein MKAVILAGGLGTRLSEETSIRPKPMVEIGGKPILWHIMKTYSSHGINDFIICCGYKGYIIKEYFANYFLHMSDVTFDMRFNQMNVHSGYAEPWRVTLVNTGDYTMTGGRLKRISEHVGNSTFCFTYGDGVSNINITELIKFHQEQKTLATLSAVQPAGRFGAISLGQEQTKINSFHEKPEGDGAWINGGYFVLEPEVINLIAADSTVWEKEPLEKLAEMNQLSAFKHNGFWQPMDTLRDKNHLEELWKSGNAPWKVW; encoded by the coding sequence ATGAAAGCGGTAATTCTGGCTGGAGGACTTGGTACACGCCTCAGTGAAGAAACTAGTATTAGACCAAAGCCAATGGTTGAAATTGGTGGAAAACCAATTCTTTGGCACATCATGAAGACTTACTCTAGCCACGGCATTAATGATTTTATAATTTGTTGTGGATATAAAGGTTACATCATTAAAGAGTATTTTGCTAATTACTTTTTACATATGTCGGATGTTACCTTCGATATGCGGTTTAACCAGATGAATGTGCATTCTGGTTATGCTGAACCCTGGCGTGTCACCTTAGTTAATACGGGAGATTACACGATGACAGGTGGACGCTTAAAGCGCATCAGTGAACACGTTGGTAACAGCACATTTTGCTTCACTTATGGTGATGGTGTCAGTAACATAAATATCACTGAATTAATCAAATTTCATCAAGAACAAAAAACTTTAGCAACACTTAGCGCAGTTCAACCCGCAGGACGTTTTGGTGCGATTTCTTTAGGACAAGAGCAAACTAAAATTAACAGTTTTCACGAAAAACCCGAAGGTGATGGTGCATGGATTAATGGCGGTTACTTTGTTTTGGAACCGGAAGTAATTAACTTGATTGCTGCTGATTCTACTGTTTGGGAAAAAGAACCATTAGAAAAACTGGCTGAGATGAATCAGCTATCTGCTTTTAAACATAATGGTTTTTGGCAGCCGATGGATACTTTACGCGATAAAAACCACTTGGAAGAGTTATGGAAAAGTGGTAATGCTCCTTGGAAGGTGTGGTAA
- a CDS encoding VWA domain-containing protein codes for MHDTFKLDEIVEFAENPEPRCPCVLLLDTSGSMQGDAIEALNQGLLSLKDELVKNSLAARRVEVAIITFDSNVNIVQDFVTADQFNPPILTAQGLTTMGAGIHKALDMVQERKSLYRANGIAYYRPWVFMITDGEPQGELDHLIEQAAQRLQGDEANKRVAFFTVGVENANMMRLNQLAVRSPLKLKGLNFIEMFVWLSASMSAVSHSQVDEQVALPPIGWGTL; via the coding sequence ATGCACGATACCTTTAAACTCGATGAAATAGTAGAATTTGCTGAAAATCCTGAACCACGTTGTCCTTGTGTGCTATTGCTGGATACATCTGGCTCAATGCAAGGAGATGCCATAGAGGCGTTAAATCAGGGCTTGTTGAGTTTGAAGGATGAATTAGTCAAAAATTCCTTGGCAGCCAGAAGGGTTGAAGTGGCTATTATTACTTTTGATAGTAATGTGAATATAGTCCAAGATTTTGTAACCGCCGACCAATTTAACCCGCCAATCTTGACAGCACAGGGACTAACCACGATGGGGGCGGGAATTCATAAAGCATTAGATATGGTGCAAGAGCGTAAATCCCTATATCGTGCCAATGGGATTGCTTACTATCGTCCTTGGGTCTTTATGATTACAGACGGAGAACCACAAGGTGAATTAGACCATCTCATAGAACAAGCAGCGCAACGTCTGCAAGGAGATGAAGCCAATAAACGAGTTGCATTCTTCACAGTCGGGGTAGAAAACGCTAACATGATGCGTTTAAATCAATTAGCTGTGCGATCGCCACTCAAACTCAAAGGACTCAACTTTATTGAGATGTTTGTTTGGTTATCAGCTAGTATGTCAGCCGTTTCCCATTCCCAGGTAGATGAACAGGTAGCATTACCTCCTATTGGCTGGGGGACTCTTTAA
- a CDS encoding tetratricopeptide repeat protein, with protein MQVLRCLPKQEIINLSVSLGRGGEACIYAVPDCGDLVAKVYHKPTVAHAHKLQAMLANPPENPTANLGHISIAWPQDLLWATDPSKGIIGFLMPRIRGMRPIIDFYNPRTRREHCPLFNYQYLLRTARNLAAAFAALHNSGYCVGDVNESNILVSDTALVTLVDTDSFQVSDPDQKIVYRCAVGKPEFTPPELQNKIFAQHDRKISHDLFGLAVLIFQLLMEGTHPFSGIFQGIPEPPTYEARIAAGHFTYSQKRQVPYRPTPIAPAWEVLHPKLQELFLRCFEDGHNEPHLRPSAQTWLSALAEAEDSLITCTANPQHRYNNHLDSCPWCERTVRLGGRDPFPSPRAVENREHLRPRVVPKRRYAQRPRSPQPARTQSQVNFWQPIPTSSYSAYQPQKKTKFYPAVLGLLGLGVLGYLDVAVKFTRPYVSQNAYTQQTLMARPKPQEDTLSFADYYSAGHAAYQIRDYEQAAENFSQAIKQESTNARAFVNRGNARYNLRDYEGALEDYNQALQINPEEVQAFVHRGNARYMLAEYSHDPDREYNLAIADFDQALGINDQETEAYIRRGIVRSQMARYSSESVQDYQQAIVDFTQAIRLNASRAEAYFQRGEVRYKLAQFSSNFIPEYQQVIADFNQALQINGKLAKVYLKRGMIRYELTQYTDKDSDPNNLKAIEDLQKAAKLSLEQEDTESYQQALSSICVIIESQCTALLQSSAMWEYPKKN; from the coding sequence ATGCAGGTCTTACGTTGTCTTCCCAAACAAGAAATTATCAACCTCAGCGTTAGTTTGGGGCGTGGCGGTGAAGCTTGCATCTATGCAGTGCCGGACTGTGGTGATTTAGTAGCCAAGGTTTATCACAAACCAACAGTTGCTCACGCCCACAAACTCCAGGCGATGCTTGCCAACCCTCCAGAAAACCCTACCGCTAACTTAGGTCATATTTCCATTGCTTGGCCGCAGGATTTATTATGGGCCACAGATCCCAGCAAGGGGATCATCGGCTTTTTGATGCCGCGGATTCGGGGGATGCGCCCCATTATCGACTTTTACAATCCCAGAACTCGTCGCGAACACTGTCCCTTATTCAATTACCAGTATCTGCTTCGCACGGCGCGTAATTTAGCAGCGGCTTTTGCTGCTTTGCACAATAGTGGATATTGTGTTGGTGACGTGAATGAGTCGAATATTTTAGTCAGCGATACAGCATTGGTGACTTTGGTAGATACTGACTCTTTCCAAGTGTCTGATCCTGACCAGAAGATTGTTTATCGTTGTGCAGTAGGTAAACCAGAGTTTACTCCCCCGGAACTACAGAATAAAATTTTTGCTCAACACGACCGCAAAATTTCCCATGACTTATTCGGCTTGGCGGTGTTGATTTTCCAACTACTCATGGAAGGTACTCACCCCTTTTCGGGAATTTTTCAAGGTATTCCTGAGCCACCAACCTACGAAGCCCGGATTGCTGCGGGACATTTTACTTACAGTCAAAAGCGTCAAGTACCTTATCGTCCCACTCCCATCGCACCGGCTTGGGAAGTGCTGCATCCCAAGTTGCAAGAATTATTTTTACGTTGTTTTGAGGATGGTCACAATGAGCCACATCTGCGCCCCAGCGCCCAAACTTGGCTCTCAGCTTTAGCTGAAGCTGAAGATAGCCTGATTACTTGTACTGCTAATCCACAACATCGCTACAACAACCATTTAGATAGTTGTCCTTGGTGTGAACGGACTGTGCGCTTAGGTGGACGTGATCCATTTCCATCACCTAGAGCCGTAGAAAATCGCGAACATCTGCGTCCACGAGTTGTCCCAAAAAGGCGTTACGCCCAGCGTCCACGTTCTCCACAACCAGCTAGAACCCAGTCCCAAGTTAATTTTTGGCAGCCAATACCTACTTCTAGCTATTCTGCTTATCAACCTCAAAAGAAAACTAAGTTTTATCCGGCTGTCTTAGGTTTACTGGGTCTTGGTGTGTTGGGGTATTTGGACGTAGCAGTGAAATTTACTCGTCCTTATGTTTCTCAAAATGCCTACACTCAACAAACGTTGATGGCTCGTCCTAAACCCCAGGAAGACACTTTAAGTTTTGCAGATTACTATAGCGCCGGTCATGCTGCTTACCAAATCCGAGATTATGAGCAAGCAGCAGAAAACTTTAGCCAAGCGATCAAACAGGAATCGACAAATGCTAGAGCTTTTGTTAACCGAGGCAATGCCCGCTACAATTTGAGAGATTATGAAGGCGCTCTGGAAGACTATAACCAAGCTTTGCAGATTAACCCAGAAGAAGTTCAAGCTTTTGTCCACCGAGGCAATGCCCGTTATATGCTAGCTGAATATAGCCATGATCCTGATCGAGAATATAATCTCGCGATCGCTGATTTTGATCAAGCACTTGGAATCAACGATCAGGAAACTGAAGCCTATATTAGAAGAGGTATTGTTCGTTCTCAAATGGCTAGATATAGTAGTGAATCTGTGCAGGACTATCAACAGGCGATCGTTGATTTTACCCAGGCGATTCGACTGAATGCGTCCAGAGCCGAAGCTTATTTTCAGCGTGGTGAAGTTCGCTATAAATTGGCACAATTTAGCAGTAACTTTATTCCAGAATATCAACAAGTCATTGCTGACTTTAACCAAGCGCTACAAATTAATGGCAAATTGGCAAAAGTCTATCTCAAACGAGGGATGATTCGCTATGAACTTACACAATATACTGACAAAGACTCTGACCCAAATAATCTGAAGGCTATTGAAGATTTACAAAAAGCTGCCAAACTTTCCTTAGAACAAGAGGATACAGAAAGCTACCAACAAGCACTGAGTAGTATCTGTGTAATTATAGAAAGCCAATGCACTGCTTTATTACAAAGCTCTGCTATGTGGGAATATCCCAAGAAAAATTAA
- the rfbG gene encoding CDP-glucose 4,6-dehydratase: MESKFWAGKKVFVTGHTGFKGSWLSLWLQMLGAEVCGYALMPPTTLNLFELANVADGMTSVVGDIRDLDFLQEVMQSYQPDIVIHMAAQALVRESYYNPVDTYAVNVMGTVNLLEAVRNVASVRAVVSVTSDKCYENREWVWGYRETDAMGGYDPYSSSKGCAELVTTAYRQSFFNPADYAQHGVGVASVRAGNVIGGGDWAKDRLVPDIFNAWIAGKEVVIRNPQAVRPWQHVLEPLNGYLMLAEKLFTQGSIYCGGWNFGPNESGVKTVAWVVDQLQQFWGEDAYWIQDAGVQPHEANLLTLDCSKARTQINWEPQLDLTTALAWIVNWTKAWQQGCDMQQKTQSQIDKFMQLAHFQQRENSLLGVEAGENVAQVAQLRH, encoded by the coding sequence ATGGAATCAAAATTTTGGGCTGGCAAAAAAGTTTTTGTCACGGGACATACAGGCTTTAAAGGTAGTTGGTTATCTCTGTGGTTACAAATGTTAGGCGCTGAGGTGTGTGGTTATGCTTTAATGCCTCCCACAACTTTGAATTTGTTTGAGTTAGCTAATGTTGCTGATGGTATGACATCGGTGGTAGGAGATATCAGAGATTTAGATTTTCTCCAGGAAGTGATGCAAAGCTACCAGCCAGATATTGTGATCCATATGGCAGCTCAAGCTTTGGTGCGGGAATCTTACTACAACCCAGTAGATACCTATGCCGTGAATGTTATGGGAACAGTCAACTTATTGGAAGCAGTCAGGAATGTAGCCAGCGTCAGAGCAGTAGTTTCGGTCACTTCTGATAAGTGTTATGAAAATCGGGAATGGGTTTGGGGCTACCGGGAAACTGATGCTATGGGGGGATATGACCCTTACAGCAGTAGTAAAGGATGTGCTGAATTAGTTACTACTGCTTATCGGCAATCATTTTTCAATCCGGCTGATTACGCGCAACATGGGGTAGGTGTAGCCAGTGTTCGAGCCGGAAATGTGATCGGCGGCGGAGATTGGGCTAAAGACCGACTGGTTCCTGATATTTTCAACGCTTGGATTGCAGGCAAAGAAGTTGTGATTAGAAATCCCCAAGCTGTGCGCCCTTGGCAACACGTTCTGGAACCTCTAAATGGTTACTTAATGCTGGCTGAAAAACTATTTACTCAGGGTTCAATTTATTGTGGCGGCTGGAATTTTGGGCCGAATGAGTCAGGAGTGAAAACTGTAGCTTGGGTAGTTGACCAACTTCAGCAATTTTGGGGAGAAGATGCTTATTGGATTCAGGATGCTGGAGTTCAACCCCATGAAGCTAACCTTTTAACATTGGATTGTTCTAAAGCCCGGACTCAAATTAATTGGGAACCACAATTAGATTTAACAACAGCTTTAGCTTGGATTGTGAATTGGACTAAAGCCTGGCAACAAGGCTGTGATATGCAGCAAAAAACCCAATCTCAAATTGATAAATTTATGCAACTTGCACATTTTCAGCAACGAGAAAATTCTTTGCTGGGAGTTGAAGCCGGGGAAAATGTGGCTCAAGTAGCTCAATTAAGACATTAA
- a CDS encoding response regulator, which translates to MNIFGTFTTLPPQSLLRQLSSCSDTTCLQAFSNLVTWTIYIKHGTITYATHSVDPFDRLERHLRRLSAEIPQLTSEIRVQLRLVFETGLHNQFRKDHSDTNIEPADYQAINWLLNQGYLNTQQATVLIEELVKEVVESFLLIKTGDFALSDSQPMVSEICRLDIEKVIERCQIQLHNWLSLTPHISSPYQRPYMLISSVIQSQAFPSLQPKLINWMKGFSLRHLAVMINQDEIELAKTIYPYIIKGGVILHEPDPPFDRLPRNVKQLSLSSRYTTQLFAANVVDIPVEASKNTISAYADIPVEQFQNSSTLVKENIQESTISNNINPSSERVTAATITTKKVYKVVSVDDSPTILREISRFLESETFAVVAVNNPLKAVMSIIRHKPDLILLDLSMAGIDGYELCRIIRNNSMFKNTPVIFVTGHKGIVDKVKAKFVGASGYLTKPFTRVELHKIIFSHLT; encoded by the coding sequence ATGAATATTTTTGGCACTTTCACAACACTACCTCCCCAGAGTTTGTTAAGACAATTATCTAGTTGTTCTGACACTACTTGTTTACAAGCTTTTAGCAACTTAGTTACTTGGACAATTTACATCAAGCATGGAACAATAACCTACGCTACCCATTCCGTAGACCCTTTTGATCGACTAGAACGCCATCTGCGTCGCCTTAGTGCTGAAATTCCGCAGCTTACTAGTGAAATTCGTGTGCAGTTACGCTTGGTTTTTGAAACTGGATTACACAATCAGTTCAGGAAAGATCATAGTGATACCAATATTGAACCTGCTGATTATCAAGCTATCAATTGGCTCCTTAATCAAGGATATTTGAATACTCAACAAGCGACTGTTCTAATTGAAGAATTAGTTAAAGAAGTCGTTGAATCATTTTTGTTAATCAAAACTGGCGATTTTGCATTAAGTGATTCCCAGCCCATGGTATCAGAGATATGCCGACTGGATATAGAAAAAGTTATAGAACGCTGCCAAATCCAATTACATAATTGGCTTTCTTTAACACCTCATATTTCTTCACCTTATCAGCGTCCATATATGTTGATTAGCAGTGTCATCCAAAGTCAAGCTTTTCCATCTCTCCAGCCAAAGCTAATTAACTGGATGAAAGGTTTCAGTCTCCGTCATCTAGCCGTGATGATCAATCAAGATGAAATTGAACTAGCTAAAACAATATACCCTTACATTATCAAAGGTGGAGTTATATTACATGAACCAGATCCACCTTTTGACCGATTACCCAGAAATGTGAAACAGCTTTCATTATCTTCTCGCTATACAACACAATTATTTGCAGCAAATGTAGTAGACATTCCAGTAGAGGCAAGTAAAAATACAATTTCAGCTTACGCAGATATTCCTGTTGAACAATTCCAGAATAGTTCTACTCTTGTCAAAGAAAATATTCAAGAATCAACAATATCAAATAACATAAATCCGAGTTCGGAAAGAGTGACGGCTGCTACCATTACCACTAAAAAAGTCTATAAAGTTGTTTCTGTAGATGATAGTCCCACAATTCTCAGAGAAATTAGCCGTTTCTTAGAAAGTGAAACTTTTGCTGTCGTTGCAGTTAATAACCCGTTAAAAGCTGTAATGTCGATTATTCGACACAAGCCAGACTTGATTTTACTTGACCTCAGTATGGCAGGAATTGATGGTTATGAATTGTGCCGGATTATCCGAAACAATTCGATGTTTAAAAATACTCCAGTAATTTTTGTCACAGGTCATAAGGGAATTGTTGATAAGGTAAAAGCAAAATTTGTGGGAGCATCTGGCTATTTAACAAAACCTTTTACACGCGTGGAATTACACAAAATTATCTTTAGTCATTTGACTTAG
- a CDS encoding phytanoyl-CoA dioxygenase, with protein sequence MFTTVAEKIVSLKSELTYRSSRWQHLNKLPILTKKERIIVDSIKRDGIYITNLTELGLTSTSLLLNSAYSLLPSMGKTNYSSSKKNPPEIYIVTDLPSFYDWGKEEKIINIIENYIGLPVAYHGVHLRKDFPNKNQFETLLWHRDIEDRRVLKVIIYLNDVEEKHGPFEYVPISFTSKSHPNYYRIQNKIKNLGGIDDQTLNKIVPKAAWKSCPGPAGTVIFADTRRILHHGTLRTEERSALFFVYTANPPKRPELCAHYWNNHYPRPNLDKEVDEVKEEAKVEPVTV encoded by the coding sequence ATGTTTACCACTGTTGCAGAAAAAATTGTTTCCCTGAAATCGGAGTTAACTTATAGGTCATCACGTTGGCAACATCTAAACAAGTTGCCTATACTAACAAAAAAAGAACGCATAATTGTTGACTCCATTAAACGTGACGGAATTTATATTACAAATCTCACAGAATTAGGACTCACATCTACCTCATTACTACTGAATTCTGCTTATAGTCTCTTACCAAGCATGGGAAAAACTAACTACAGTAGTTCTAAAAAAAATCCGCCAGAAATTTACATAGTTACGGATTTACCCTCATTTTATGACTGGGGAAAAGAAGAAAAAATTATCAACATTATCGAAAATTACATAGGTCTGCCCGTTGCCTATCATGGTGTACATTTACGCAAAGACTTTCCTAATAAAAACCAGTTTGAGACATTGCTGTGGCATAGAGATATAGAAGACCGCCGAGTTCTCAAAGTTATCATCTACTTAAATGATGTAGAAGAAAAACATGGGCCTTTTGAATATGTGCCAATATCTTTTACTTCCAAATCACACCCTAATTATTATCGAATTCAAAACAAAATTAAAAACTTAGGCGGAATTGATGATCAAACGCTAAACAAAATTGTCCCTAAAGCGGCTTGGAAATCTTGCCCAGGTCCAGCAGGCACAGTTATTTTTGCTGATACAAGACGAATTTTACATCATGGCACTCTCCGGACTGAAGAACGGTCAGCACTATTTTTTGTCTATACTGCCAATCCCCCTAAGCGTCCAGAACTTTGCGCTCATTATTGGAATAATCATTATCCTAGACCGAATTTAGATAAAGAAGTTGATGAAGTCAAAGAAGAAGCAAAAGTGGAACCAGTAACTGTATAA
- a CDS encoding PP2C family serine/threonine-protein phosphatase, giving the protein MNTTSKLSHWRVVAASVCGTSHFRNQQLCQDAHHWRLLPGNVLVTAAADGAGSASQGKVGAMVAVETAIETLAIKEITRDSLADDAIVQSLLIEALIAAKKAVEDEAVACSKQPQDLATTLIIMLATPDMVAVVQIGDGLAVAKDHMGNLLALTTPDNGEYINQTTFLTSPDALDTAQIKLWRETIVNVGVLTDGLQMLALNMVVGEPHKPFFLPLFDFVKNAEDKTVAKEQLVRFLGSERITQRTDDDLTLILAGFM; this is encoded by the coding sequence ATGAACACAACATCAAAACTATCTCATTGGCGAGTAGTCGCCGCATCTGTATGTGGTACAAGCCACTTCAGAAACCAGCAGCTGTGTCAAGATGCTCATCACTGGCGGCTATTACCAGGTAATGTGTTGGTGACTGCGGCGGCTGATGGTGCAGGTTCTGCCAGCCAGGGAAAAGTGGGCGCAATGGTGGCTGTAGAAACAGCAATAGAAACCCTTGCGATCAAAGAAATTACGAGGGACTCCCTTGCAGATGACGCAATTGTGCAATCACTATTGATTGAGGCCTTAATAGCTGCCAAAAAAGCCGTAGAAGATGAAGCAGTAGCTTGTAGCAAACAGCCTCAAGATTTAGCCACCACCTTAATTATTATGCTGGCAACACCAGATATGGTGGCAGTTGTACAAATTGGCGATGGTTTAGCAGTAGCTAAGGATCACATGGGTAACTTACTAGCACTGACAACACCAGACAATGGCGAATACATCAACCAGACAACTTTTTTAACTTCACCGGATGCCTTAGATACAGCCCAAATAAAACTATGGCGTGAAACCATCGTTAATGTTGGTGTTCTCACTGATGGACTACAAATGCTGGCTTTAAACATGGTTGTTGGTGAACCTCACAAACCATTCTTCCTTCCCTTATTCGACTTTGTCAAGAATGCCGAAGATAAGACAGTAGCGAAAGAACAGTTAGTGCGGTTTTTAGGTTCTGAGCGGATTACCCAACGTACTGATGATGATTTGACGCTGATTTTAGCTGGCTTCATGTAG
- a CDS encoding AI-2E family transporter, protein MNLGQWIGLIAIILCLYILWQIRQVLLLIFAAVVLAATLNRLAKRIQLLGLKRGFAVVLSVLLFFAGVVCFFWLIVPPFAQQFQELTYRVPQGFARFNTWLLYLETLVPQSLRPYIPNVNSLIEQAKPFINQILENSFAFVSGSLEVILKTLLVLVLTGMFLADPQAYRRLFIRLFPSFYRTRINGILDQCELSLKGWITGAFIAMSVVGISSVIGLSFLGVKAALALGILAGFLNLIPNLGPTLSLVPAMAIALLDNPWKPLLVLLLYLVIQQIDANFVTPTVMAHRVSLLPAVTLISQLFFVTFFGFLGLFLALPLTVVVKIWLQEILIKDVLDEWGDSHHKETELVIISQSSISDIDWNTETPTDDQEMKIDDILPQQE, encoded by the coding sequence GTGAACCTTGGTCAATGGATCGGCTTAATCGCTATAATTCTGTGTTTATATATCCTATGGCAAATTCGACAGGTATTGTTGCTGATATTTGCCGCAGTCGTGTTAGCTGCTACTTTAAATCGGCTAGCGAAACGTATTCAACTCTTAGGTTTGAAACGTGGCTTCGCTGTTGTCCTGTCAGTGCTTCTTTTCTTCGCAGGTGTAGTGTGTTTTTTCTGGCTGATTGTGCCGCCTTTTGCACAGCAGTTTCAAGAACTAACTTATCGGGTTCCTCAAGGGTTTGCTCGCTTTAACACTTGGCTATTATATTTAGAAACTCTAGTTCCTCAGTCGCTGCGTCCCTATATTCCTAATGTTAATAGCCTGATTGAACAAGCTAAACCTTTTATTAACCAGATATTAGAAAACTCCTTTGCCTTTGTTTCCGGCTCCTTGGAAGTTATACTCAAGACTTTACTAGTCCTGGTATTAACAGGGATGTTCTTAGCCGATCCTCAAGCCTATCGCCGATTATTTATCCGGCTGTTCCCCTCATTTTATCGGACAAGAATTAATGGTATTTTAGACCAATGTGAACTTTCATTGAAGGGATGGATCACAGGTGCTTTCATTGCCATGAGTGTAGTGGGAATATCGAGTGTAATTGGTTTATCATTTTTGGGTGTGAAGGCAGCCCTAGCTTTAGGAATTTTAGCAGGATTCCTGAACTTAATTCCCAATTTGGGCCCTACATTAAGTCTAGTACCAGCAATGGCGATCGCTTTATTGGATAATCCCTGGAAACCTTTGCTGGTGCTGCTTCTCTACCTTGTGATTCAACAAATTGATGCCAACTTCGTGACTCCCACCGTCATGGCACATCGAGTTTCTCTGCTACCAGCCGTGACCTTAATTTCTCAACTCTTTTTCGTAACTTTTTTTGGCTTTTTAGGACTATTTTTAGCCCTACCCTTAACTGTTGTTGTTAAAATTTGGCTACAAGAAATATTGATTAAAGATGTTCTTGATGAATGGGGTGATAGTCACCATAAAGAAACAGAGTTAGTCATCATTTCTCAATCTTCTATATCAGATATTGATTGGAACACAGAAACTCCAACCGACGACCAAGAAATGAAGATTGATGATATTTTGCCACAACAAGAGTGA